In Deltaproteobacteria bacterium, the following are encoded in one genomic region:
- a CDS encoding PilZ domain-containing protein — translation MPADRRRHERFPLHVAATLRAEGATGRGEIVDLSPGGLRVKRIDDVPAAGAARVTLEVRAGRTATASGRVAWTSGRGVGIEFQHVSPEMRAFVDELRRVSPVLRTALVKQIRGADVQFSG, via the coding sequence ATGCCCGCGGATCGTCGCCGGCACGAGCGGTTCCCGCTGCACGTCGCGGCGACGCTGCGCGCGGAGGGCGCGACCGGACGCGGCGAGATTGTCGATCTGTCGCCCGGCGGCCTCCGCGTCAAGCGCATCGACGACGTGCCGGCCGCCGGCGCCGCTCGCGTCACGCTCGAGGTGCGCGCGGGCCGAACCGCGACCGCGTCCGGCCGGGTCGCGTGGACCAGCGGGCGCGGCGTCGGCATCGAGTTCCAGCACGTGAGCCCCGAAATGCGCGCGTTCGTCGACGAACTCAGGCGCGTGTCGCCCGTGTTGCGAACGGCGCTGGTCAAGCAGATACGCGGCGCCGACGTGCAGTTCAGCGGGTAG
- a CDS encoding 2-hydroxychromene-2-carboxylate isomerase, translating into METPMTTLQFWYDFSSPWTYLASTQVEAVADRAGVTLEWRPFLLGGLFKAIGTPDVPILSMPEPKRAWMARDLHMWADHLGVPFRFASRFPMRTITALRLALAAGDRIAPLSKDLFRALWVDDGDLNDEATLTAVLERHGFDPQHMFERTRDPAIKQQLIANGEQAVALGIFGAPTFIVSADDGDHLFWGVDRLMFVEKALAGWRPKLA; encoded by the coding sequence ATGGAGACCCCGATGACGACTCTGCAATTCTGGTACGACTTTTCGAGCCCGTGGACCTACCTGGCATCGACGCAGGTCGAAGCCGTCGCCGACCGCGCCGGCGTCACCCTCGAGTGGCGGCCGTTCTTGCTCGGCGGCTTGTTCAAGGCGATCGGCACTCCCGACGTGCCAATTCTGTCCATGCCCGAGCCCAAGCGCGCCTGGATGGCGCGCGACCTACACATGTGGGCCGACCACCTCGGCGTGCCGTTCCGCTTCGCGTCCCGTTTCCCCATGCGCACGATCACCGCGCTGCGCCTCGCCCTCGCGGCCGGCGACCGCATCGCGCCGCTGTCGAAGGATCTGTTTCGCGCGCTGTGGGTCGACGACGGCGACCTCAACGACGAGGCCACGCTGACGGCGGTCCTCGAGCGCCACGGCTTCGATCCGCAGCACATGTTCGAGCGCACCCGCGACCCCGCCATCAAGCAACAGCTCATCGCCAACGGCGAACAGGCGGTCGCCCTCGGCATATTCGGCGCGCCGACGTTCATCGTGAGCGCGGACGACGGCGATCATCTGTTTTGGGGCGTCGACCGGCTGATGTTCGTCGAAAAGGCGCTCGCCGGCTGGCGGCCGAAGCTCGCCTGA
- a CDS encoding glycoside hydrolase family 15 protein has protein sequence MSYSAASVNLCLIGNCGYQALIDDRARVQWLCWPRFDSSFVFGGLLDRERGGEFSVAPRDGAFSTAQEYLPNTNVVKTYFRTASGDFEVLDFAPRFREYERFYKPTMLVRRIRRLSGRPVVRVVCRPVYDYGRVVPTPQPASNHIRYQLPDAHLRLTTNASLHFVNEGRPFVLSDDVYLVLTWGQPLEAPLTETCEVFYHRTVRYWQTWVKHGVLPDDYHAEVIRSALALKLHQFEDTGAITAATTTSLPEYPNSGRTWDYRYCWLRDACFTLGALRRLGQFEEMERFVRYLANIAEESDGALQPVYGIAGERTLDEVVLDHLAGAAGGGPVRIGNAAYAQRQHDVYGEMIAAIAPLFLDMRFRDSAGGDASALLSRLLAGIERTIDQPDVGPWEKRDRERLHTFSLLMHWTGGRAAARVAARYRDDDLLRRARRVAERAADLIDQRCWRDDRGYYADAVDSDEADASLMMMVNVGLLGRDHPHADPHVRNTAARLAARPHLLYRYRHHDGIGETHAAFTACGFWYAEALARVGRRDEARAVFEALVDHANHVGLLSEDIDPATGTQWGNFPQTYSHVGLINAAFAIAPPELALV, from the coding sequence ATGTCATACTCTGCCGCCTCCGTGAACCTCTGTCTCATCGGCAATTGCGGCTATCAGGCGCTGATCGACGACCGCGCCCGCGTGCAGTGGCTGTGCTGGCCGCGGTTCGACTCGAGCTTCGTGTTCGGCGGACTGCTCGATCGCGAGCGCGGGGGCGAATTCTCCGTCGCGCCGCGCGACGGCGCGTTCTCGACCGCGCAGGAGTATCTGCCGAACACCAACGTGGTCAAGACGTACTTTCGCACCGCGTCCGGCGACTTCGAGGTACTCGACTTCGCGCCGCGCTTCCGCGAGTACGAGCGGTTCTACAAGCCGACGATGCTCGTGCGGCGCATCCGCCGGCTGTCCGGCCGGCCCGTGGTGCGGGTCGTGTGCCGGCCGGTCTACGACTACGGCCGCGTGGTTCCGACACCGCAGCCGGCGAGCAACCACATCCGCTATCAACTGCCGGACGCCCACCTGCGGCTCACGACGAACGCGTCGCTCCACTTCGTCAACGAGGGCCGACCGTTCGTGCTCTCGGACGATGTCTACTTGGTGCTCACGTGGGGCCAACCGCTCGAGGCGCCGCTGACCGAGACGTGCGAGGTGTTCTATCACCGCACCGTGCGCTACTGGCAGACGTGGGTCAAACACGGCGTGCTGCCCGACGACTACCACGCCGAAGTCATCCGGTCCGCCCTCGCGTTGAAGCTACACCAGTTTGAGGACACCGGCGCGATCACCGCGGCGACGACGACGAGCTTGCCCGAGTACCCGAACTCGGGCCGCACCTGGGACTACCGCTACTGCTGGTTGCGCGATGCATGCTTCACCCTCGGCGCGCTGCGCCGCCTCGGCCAGTTCGAGGAGATGGAGCGGTTCGTCCGCTACCTCGCCAACATCGCCGAGGAGAGCGACGGCGCGCTGCAGCCGGTCTACGGCATTGCCGGCGAGCGCACGCTCGACGAGGTGGTCCTCGACCACCTCGCTGGCGCGGCGGGCGGCGGGCCGGTGCGGATCGGAAACGCCGCGTACGCGCAACGCCAGCACGACGTCTACGGCGAGATGATCGCCGCCATCGCACCGCTGTTTCTCGACATGCGGTTTCGCGACTCCGCCGGCGGCGACGCATCGGCGCTGTTGTCGCGGCTCTTGGCTGGCATCGAACGCACGATCGACCAGCCCGACGTCGGCCCGTGGGAAAAGCGCGATCGCGAGCGGCTGCACACGTTTTCGTTGCTGATGCACTGGACCGGCGGCCGTGCGGCGGCCCGCGTCGCGGCGCGCTACCGCGACGACGATTTGCTCCGGCGGGCGCGCCGCGTCGCCGAGCGCGCCGCGGACCTCATCGACCAGCGCTGTTGGCGCGACGACCGCGGCTACTACGCGGACGCCGTCGACAGCGACGAGGCGGACGCGTCGCTGATGATGATGGTCAACGTCGGCCTGCTCGGCCGCGACCATCCGCACGCCGATCCCCACGTCCGCAACACCGCCGCACGCCTCGCCGCGCGCCCCCACCTGCTGTACCGATATCGCCACCACGACGGCATCGGCGAGACGCACGCGGCGTTCACCGCGTGCGGCTTCTGGTACGCCGAGGCGCTCGCCCGCGTCGGTCGACGCGACGAGGCGCGCGCCGTGTTCGAGGCGCTCGTCGACCACGCCAACCACGTCGGCCTGCTGTCGGAGGACATCGATCCGGCCACCGGGACGCAGTGGGGCAACTTCCCGCAGACCTACTCGCACGTCGGGCTCATCAACGCGGCGTTTGCGATCGCGCCGCCGGAGCTGGCGCTGGTGTAA
- a CDS encoding bifunctional alpha,alpha-trehalose-phosphate synthase (UDP-forming)/trehalose-phosphatase: MADSRLLVASVRLPVSLHRRDHAWAVAPSPGGLATALRSVAERRAFTWLGWPGAHVPPAERDAVRARLATAGAVPIFLGKREFAGFYEQFSNRLIWPLFHNLPERLHYDRAAWRHYRQVNARFADAIAEQARPGDTIWVHDYQLALVPQMLRERKVAGPIGFFLHIPFPSAETYRTLPVREEVLRGMLGADLVGFHTYEYVSHFRSACLRVLGVDSEPETVYLPSHSAQLGVLPIGIDPDEIARLRDTDEAREELERLRRRFAGKKLVVGVDRLDYTKGIPQKLLAFEELLAANPRLRGKVVLIQVAAPSRTGVAEYQELKREVDELVGRINGRFGATDDVPVVYINRNLSRARLTALYRAADVALVTPVRDGMNLVCLEYVAARGDDPGELVLSEFAGAAACLSGARLVNPHNPEHVAEVLAAALDAVPDRTAFEHMTEFVYTNTSAAWAERFLRRLEARYEELHAGVQRLDVAKLDARSTDTRGHRPLVLLDYDGTLQPHASVPSAAAPTRRVRDTLAALAELATVYVVSGRPADVLDAWLGDLPIGLVCEHGLNVRPPGGRWPEVPHIDRDVLESVVRPVLRDFVDRTPGSKIEDKRASLAWHYRAADPKLGAWRAHELLALLEERLRGEEFSVLVGSRVVEIRHREISKGRVAARLLDGVAREALVVCAGNDRTDEEMFDAVLRSGHERVIVCHVEGRNTIAPYFVETPAELLDQLGVLIDRWRAERGEGVGRGAAAP, from the coding sequence ATGGCGGACTCGAGACTCCTCGTCGCGTCCGTGCGGTTGCCCGTGTCGCTCCACCGCCGCGACCACGCGTGGGCCGTCGCTCCGAGCCCCGGCGGGCTCGCGACGGCGCTCCGATCGGTCGCCGAGCGCCGCGCGTTCACCTGGCTCGGCTGGCCGGGCGCGCACGTGCCACCGGCCGAGCGTGACGCGGTGCGCGCTCGACTCGCCACCGCGGGCGCGGTGCCTATCTTTCTGGGCAAACGCGAGTTTGCGGGCTTCTACGAGCAGTTCAGCAACCGGCTGATCTGGCCGCTGTTTCACAACCTGCCCGAGCGCCTGCACTACGACCGAGCCGCGTGGCGCCACTACCGCCAGGTCAACGCGCGCTTCGCCGACGCGATCGCCGAGCAGGCACGGCCCGGGGACACGATCTGGGTACACGATTACCAACTCGCGCTGGTGCCGCAGATGCTGCGGGAGCGCAAGGTCGCGGGGCCGATCGGGTTCTTCTTGCACATCCCGTTTCCGTCGGCGGAGACGTACCGCACGCTGCCCGTGCGCGAGGAGGTACTGCGCGGCATGCTCGGAGCCGACCTCGTCGGGTTCCACACCTACGAGTACGTGAGCCACTTTCGGAGCGCGTGTTTGCGCGTTCTCGGCGTCGACTCGGAGCCGGAGACGGTGTACTTGCCGTCGCACTCGGCCCAACTCGGCGTGTTGCCCATCGGCATCGACCCGGACGAGATCGCGCGCCTGCGCGACACCGACGAGGCGCGCGAAGAGTTGGAACGCCTGCGGCGCCGGTTCGCCGGCAAGAAGCTCGTCGTAGGCGTCGACCGCCTCGACTATACCAAGGGCATTCCGCAGAAGCTCCTCGCGTTCGAGGAGCTGCTCGCCGCCAACCCGCGGCTGCGCGGCAAAGTCGTGCTGATCCAGGTGGCGGCGCCGTCGCGGACCGGAGTTGCCGAGTACCAGGAGCTCAAGCGCGAGGTGGACGAACTCGTCGGTCGGATCAATGGCCGGTTCGGAGCGACCGACGACGTGCCCGTCGTATACATCAATCGAAACTTGTCGCGCGCGCGGCTCACGGCGCTGTACCGCGCGGCGGACGTCGCGCTGGTCACGCCGGTCCGCGACGGGATGAATCTGGTGTGCCTCGAGTACGTCGCCGCGCGCGGCGACGATCCCGGCGAACTGGTGCTCAGCGAGTTCGCGGGCGCGGCGGCCTGCCTGTCCGGCGCGCGCCTCGTCAACCCGCACAACCCGGAGCACGTGGCCGAGGTGCTCGCGGCCGCGCTCGACGCGGTGCCGGACCGGACGGCGTTCGAGCACATGACGGAGTTCGTGTACACGAATACGTCGGCGGCGTGGGCCGAGCGGTTCCTGCGCCGCCTGGAGGCGCGCTACGAAGAACTGCACGCGGGCGTCCAGCGCCTCGACGTCGCCAAGCTGGATGCGCGGTCGACCGACACGCGCGGGCACCGCCCGCTGGTCCTGCTCGACTACGACGGCACACTACAACCGCACGCGAGCGTGCCGTCGGCCGCCGCACCGACCCGGCGCGTGCGCGACACGCTCGCCGCGCTGGCCGAGCTGGCGACCGTGTACGTCGTGAGCGGCCGGCCCGCCGACGTGCTCGACGCGTGGCTCGGCGATCTGCCGATCGGGCTGGTGTGCGAACACGGCCTCAACGTGCGGCCGCCGGGCGGCCGATGGCCGGAGGTGCCGCACATCGACCGGGACGTGCTCGAGTCGGTCGTACGGCCGGTGTTGCGCGACTTCGTCGACCGGACCCCCGGCAGCAAGATCGAGGACAAGCGCGCGTCGCTGGCGTGGCACTACCGGGCCGCCGACCCGAAGCTCGGCGCGTGGCGCGCGCACGAACTGCTCGCGCTGCTCGAGGAGCGGCTGCGCGGCGAGGAGTTTTCCGTGCTGGTCGGTTCGCGCGTCGTGGAGATCCGCCACCGCGAGATCAGCAAGGGGCGCGTGGCCGCGCGGTTGCTCGACGGCGTGGCGCGCGAGGCGTTGGTCGTGTGCGCGGGCAACGATCGGACCGACGAGGAGATGTTCGATGCCGTGCTGCGGTCGGGCCACGAGCGCGTCATCGTGTGCCACGTCGAGGGGCGCAACACGATCGCGCCGTACTTCGTCGAGACGCCGGCCGAGCTGCTCGACCAGCTGGGGGTGTTGATCGACCGCTGGCGCGCCGAGCGCGGAGAGGGCGTCGGGCGCGGCGCCGCGGCTCCGTGA
- a CDS encoding DUF3943 domain-containing protein: MRAARRYAAGGGRRFAAPACAVVALVAATPAVAQTAAARAPHAAADRAGSRGGGARAPAAPAAQPTAPPARAVAGRPPARRSPHRLRAVVELAATLAGGAAWYWIDRDRQVADWDFPSVEQRLTFEAWRYDHNPFPINFIAHPLNGAAWHVIARSNGFGKLSAVGYGLATSLAWEFGLEFREKVSVNDVIATTAAGVAIGEFAHLLGRFLAAPGRPAGPLAAAARWTVGLGAAGHAAIDGAAPAPVPWVRLAGGATSARWRASGDAPGGAWTTAGVRFRGELVDVADFGSGRPRAGWFAAGSATSLEVAAATGGGGYGVDVYAEVVPAGYRAQRDGRALVVGPAVAYRYRKHAFPMWNDRLGVVHLPGPAVAAWWTRRTWRASVAARASADFAGVDANAFAAWRADHPSAYDRTILHKHGYYYGWGGSARLRAEVAAGRAALGAVVQAAAYASDEGLDRNQEEIDLEAPARDTAVDAEAWARWRAAETWYVELRGHWGRRDERIAGGYRYGASMSQWSLSVGAAR; this comes from the coding sequence ATGCGGGCGGCTCGCAGATACGCGGCAGGCGGCGGGCGGCGGTTCGCCGCGCCGGCGTGCGCGGTCGTGGCGCTCGTCGCGGCGACGCCGGCCGTCGCGCAGACCGCGGCCGCGCGCGCGCCGCACGCTGCCGCGGACCGGGCGGGCTCGCGCGGCGGCGGCGCGCGAGCCCCGGCCGCCCCCGCTGCGCAACCCACCGCACCGCCCGCGCGTGCCGTCGCCGGACGGCCGCCTGCGCGGCGGTCGCCGCATCGCCTGCGCGCGGTCGTCGAACTCGCGGCGACGCTCGCGGGCGGCGCCGCGTGGTACTGGATCGACCGCGACCGCCAGGTGGCCGACTGGGACTTCCCGAGCGTCGAGCAGCGGCTCACGTTCGAGGCGTGGCGCTACGACCACAACCCGTTTCCGATCAACTTCATCGCACACCCGCTCAACGGCGCGGCCTGGCACGTCATCGCCCGGTCCAACGGGTTCGGCAAGCTGTCGGCGGTCGGCTACGGGCTCGCCACGTCGTTGGCGTGGGAGTTCGGGCTCGAGTTTCGCGAAAAGGTCAGCGTCAACGACGTGATCGCCACGACCGCGGCCGGCGTCGCGATCGGCGAGTTCGCCCACCTGCTCGGCCGCTTCCTCGCCGCGCCCGGGCGCCCGGCCGGGCCGCTGGCCGCCGCGGCCCGCTGGACGGTCGGCCTCGGCGCGGCGGGCCACGCGGCGATCGACGGCGCGGCGCCGGCGCCGGTGCCGTGGGTCCGACTGGCCGGCGGCGCGACCTCCGCCCGCTGGCGCGCGTCGGGCGACGCGCCGGGCGGCGCGTGGACCACCGCCGGCGTTCGCTTTCGCGGCGAGCTGGTGGACGTCGCGGACTTCGGCTCCGGCCGTCCGCGGGCCGGCTGGTTCGCGGCCGGCAGCGCCACGTCGCTCGAGGTCGCGGCGGCCACGGGCGGCGGCGGCTACGGCGTCGACGTGTACGCGGAGGTCGTGCCGGCCGGCTACCGCGCCCAGCGAGACGGGCGCGCCCTCGTCGTCGGCCCGGCGGTCGCCTACCGCTACCGCAAGCACGCATTTCCGATGTGGAACGATCGCCTCGGCGTCGTCCACCTGCCGGGGCCGGCGGTGGCGGCGTGGTGGACGCGTCGCACCTGGCGGGCGTCGGTGGCGGCGCGGGCGAGCGCCGACTTCGCCGGCGTCGACGCCAACGCATTCGCCGCGTGGCGCGCCGACCATCCGAGCGCGTACGACCGGACGATCTTGCACAAGCACGGCTACTACTACGGCTGGGGCGGCTCGGCGCGACTGCGGGCGGAGGTGGCGGCCGGCCGCGCGGCGCTCGGCGCGGTGGTCCAGGCGGCGGCGTACGCGTCGGACGAGGGGCTCGATCGCAACCAGGAGGAGATCGACCTCGAGGCGCCCGCGCGGGACACGGCGGTGGACGCCGAGGCGTGGGCGCGGTGGCGGGCCGCGGAGACCTGGTACGTCGAGCTGCGGGGGCACTGGGGCAGGCGCGACGAGCGAATCGCCGGCGGCTATCGCTACGGCGCGTCGATGTCGCAGTGGTCGCTGTCGGTGGGCGCCGCGCGCTGA
- a CDS encoding sigma-54-dependent Fis family transcriptional regulator yields the protein MGRGQRHRHPAGAPRGHLRGVRAPPRRGALSRDRDRAGARAARGRAHGRRRRCRIRAGGGQPVLDRAAGRAVSRPRPHGLSGSESAPPLRVAIVDDSPDDRLLSVRQLRRDLGAVHAIEIAHPDDLDALLATGDYDVLVTDYKVRWTDGLSVLRRSKEAHPDRPVVMFTATGSEEVAVAAMKAGCDDYLVKSPRNFVRLPIAVRAAADRAAAARRAAHLESQLARSEARWESLVRSAPDYILTVDRDRTITFLNRPAASPVDRIVGRRIDEVGGVEPASELVAAVDAAFDGASTAVDVTARAPDGRQLAFHVRVGPVAGPAGVDTAMLVARDVTEQRRMEAELRAAQERERERIAADAAYLATQVAEARSERIVGDSPAMRALLDQVRTVAPTDATVLVLGPTGTGKELIAHELHALSGRADKPLVKVNCAAISAGIAESELFGHEKGAFTGADRRRLGRFEIADGGTIFLDEVAELTPDLQVKLLRVLQEHEFERVGSSTPVRVDVRVVAATNRDLAAMVQAGEFRSDLYYRLNVFPLRVPPLADRREDIPLLVDYLIEKFARRVRKPIDGVTDAALARLMRYRWPGNVRELQNVIERAVIVARGPKIDVADIPPLDADEALPPALRAPAADDAAPRSLDDVLRRHIERVLAEHDWVIEGERGAAVALGINPNTLRSRMKKLGIRRPAGRRG from the coding sequence GTGGGTCGAGGACAACGGCATCGGCATCCCGCCGGAGCACCACGCGGACATCTTCGGGGTGTTCGAGCGCCTCCACGGCGTGGAGCACTATCCCGGGACCGGGATCGGGCTGGCGCTCGTGCGGCGCGGGGTCGAGCGCATGGGCGGCGCCGCCGGTGTCGAATCCGTGCCGGGGGAGGGCAGCCGGTTCTGGATCGAGCTGCCGGCCGCGCCGTGAGCCGCCCGCGTCCGCACGGCCTGTCCGGAAGCGAGTCGGCACCGCCGTTGCGCGTCGCGATCGTCGACGACAGCCCCGACGACCGCCTGCTGAGCGTTCGGCAGCTCCGCCGCGACCTCGGCGCGGTGCACGCGATCGAGATCGCCCACCCGGACGATCTGGACGCGCTGTTGGCGACCGGCGACTACGACGTCCTGGTGACCGACTACAAGGTGCGCTGGACCGACGGCTTGTCCGTGTTGCGCCGGTCGAAGGAGGCTCATCCGGATCGGCCGGTGGTCATGTTCACCGCGACCGGGAGCGAGGAGGTGGCCGTCGCCGCGATGAAGGCCGGCTGCGACGACTACCTGGTCAAGTCGCCACGCAACTTCGTGCGGTTGCCGATCGCGGTGCGCGCCGCCGCCGACCGCGCCGCGGCGGCGCGCCGGGCGGCCCATCTCGAGTCGCAGCTCGCGCGGTCCGAGGCGCGGTGGGAGTCGCTCGTGCGAAGCGCTCCCGACTACATCCTCACGGTCGACCGCGATCGCACGATCACGTTTCTGAACCGGCCGGCGGCGAGCCCGGTCGACCGCATCGTCGGTCGCCGCATCGACGAGGTCGGCGGCGTCGAGCCGGCGAGCGAGTTGGTGGCCGCGGTCGACGCCGCGTTCGACGGCGCGTCCACCGCCGTCGACGTGACCGCGCGTGCGCCGGACGGCCGGCAGCTCGCGTTTCACGTGCGCGTCGGCCCCGTGGCGGGACCGGCCGGCGTCGACACCGCGATGCTCGTGGCTCGCGACGTCACCGAGCAGCGCCGGATGGAGGCGGAGCTGCGCGCGGCCCAGGAGCGCGAGCGCGAGCGCATCGCAGCGGATGCGGCGTACCTCGCGACGCAGGTCGCGGAGGCTCGGAGCGAGCGGATCGTCGGCGACAGCCCGGCCATGCGCGCGCTGCTCGACCAGGTGCGGACGGTCGCACCGACCGACGCGACCGTGCTGGTGCTCGGACCGACGGGCACCGGCAAGGAGCTGATCGCCCACGAACTGCACGCGCTCAGCGGGCGGGCGGACAAGCCGCTGGTGAAGGTCAACTGCGCGGCGATCTCGGCCGGCATCGCCGAAAGCGAACTCTTCGGCCACGAAAAGGGCGCGTTCACCGGCGCGGATCGGCGGCGGCTCGGGCGGTTCGAGATCGCCGACGGCGGCACGATCTTTCTCGACGAGGTCGCCGAACTCACGCCGGACCTCCAGGTCAAGCTGCTCCGCGTGCTGCAGGAGCACGAGTTCGAGCGAGTCGGCAGCTCGACTCCCGTCCGCGTCGACGTGCGCGTGGTGGCCGCGACGAATCGCGATCTGGCCGCGATGGTCCAGGCGGGCGAGTTCCGCAGCGACCTGTACTATCGGCTCAACGTGTTTCCGCTGCGCGTGCCGCCGCTGGCAGACCGCCGCGAGGACATCCCGCTTCTGGTCGACTACCTGATCGAGAAGTTCGCCCGGCGCGTGCGCAAACCGATCGACGGTGTGACCGACGCGGCGCTCGCCCGGTTGATGCGCTATCGCTGGCCCGGCAACGTGCGCGAACTGCAGAACGTCATCGAGCGCGCCGTCATCGTCGCGCGCGGGCCGAAGATCGACGTGGCGGACATCCCGCCGCTGGACGCGGACGAGGCTCTGCCGCCCGCGCTTCGCGCGCCGGCCGCGGACGACGCCGCGCCGCGATCGCTCGACGACGTGTTGCGGCGCCACATCGAGCGCGTGCTCGCCGAGCACGACTGGGTCATCGAGGGGGAGCGCGGTGCGGCCGTGGCGCTCGGAATCAATCCGAACACGCTGCGGTCGCGGATGAAGAAGCTGGGCATTCGGCGGCCGGCTGGTCGCCGAGGATGA
- a CDS encoding dicarboxylate/amino acid:cation symporter has protein sequence MVLGAAVGLAGGPAAADKVGWLGTVFVQLLKMVIVPLVFFSVATGVASVGTGRDLGRLGLKTLAYYVTTSLAAIFVGQLLVNAIRPGVGASFEGLASKTVPQVAQPAGAGQFALDLLLRFIPKNPIEAFAGGEMLGIIGFAIFVGVAISHSPIQVRDRAKTAFDAAFEVMMTLTGFAIKVLPLGVFGLIAVAATSADAATVRALVKYVVTIALGLAIHAGVTLPLLLIVLGRVSPRAHARAMRDALLTAFSTSSSAATMPVTLDGVERRAGVSKRVANFVIPVGATVNMDGTALYECVGVIFIAQALGFDLSAAQQATIVVTALAASIGAAGIPSAGLVMIFIVLEAVGLAGEAATVIVGVMLAIDRPLDMMRTAVNIWSDSCGAVIVARSEGEELPALARPRPAVR, from the coding sequence ATGGTGCTCGGCGCGGCGGTCGGGCTCGCGGGTGGCCCTGCCGCGGCGGACAAGGTCGGCTGGCTCGGCACGGTGTTCGTCCAGCTGCTCAAGATGGTCATCGTGCCGCTCGTGTTCTTCTCGGTCGCGACCGGCGTCGCATCCGTCGGCACCGGCCGCGACCTCGGCCGGCTGGGCTTGAAGACCCTGGCCTACTACGTGACCACGAGCCTGGCGGCCATTTTCGTCGGCCAACTGCTCGTCAACGCGATCCGGCCGGGCGTCGGCGCGTCGTTCGAGGGGCTCGCGTCGAAGACGGTACCGCAGGTCGCGCAGCCCGCGGGCGCCGGCCAGTTCGCGCTCGACCTGCTGCTTCGGTTCATTCCGAAAAATCCGATCGAGGCGTTCGCCGGCGGCGAGATGCTCGGCATCATCGGCTTCGCGATCTTCGTCGGCGTCGCGATCTCGCACAGTCCCATCCAGGTCCGCGACCGCGCGAAGACGGCGTTCGACGCCGCGTTCGAGGTCATGATGACCCTCACCGGGTTCGCGATCAAGGTGCTGCCGCTGGGCGTGTTCGGCCTCATCGCCGTGGCGGCGACGTCGGCCGACGCGGCCACCGTGCGCGCTCTCGTCAAGTACGTCGTGACGATCGCGCTCGGGTTGGCGATTCACGCCGGCGTCACGCTGCCGCTGTTGTTGATCGTGCTCGGGCGCGTGAGCCCGCGGGCGCACGCGCGCGCGATGCGCGACGCGTTGCTCACCGCGTTTTCGACGAGCAGCTCGGCGGCCACGATGCCGGTGACACTCGACGGCGTCGAGCGCCGCGCGGGCGTGAGCAAGCGCGTCGCCAACTTCGTCATCCCGGTGGGCGCGACCGTGAACATGGACGGCACGGCCCTGTACGAGTGCGTCGGCGTGATCTTCATCGCGCAGGCGCTCGGCTTCGACCTCAGCGCGGCGCAGCAGGCGACGATCGTCGTCACGGCGCTGGCGGCGTCGATCGGCGCCGCCGGCATCCCGTCGGCCGGGCTGGTGATGATCTTCATCGTCCTCGAGGCGGTCGGCCTCGCGGGCGAGGCGGCGACGGTCATCGTCGGGGTGATGCTCGCGATCGACCGCCCGCTCGACATGATGCGGACGGCGGTCAACATCTGGTCCGACTCGTGCGGGGCCGTGATCGTCGCGCGCTCGGAGGGCGAGGAGCTGCCGGCGCTGGCGCGGCCGCGGCCGGCGGTGCGGTGA
- a CDS encoding response regulator: MRTGTVLLVEDTPDDELLALRALRRAEPDVAVEIVRDGQEAVDRLLDGDALPDVAVLDLKLPKISGIDVIARVRADARARDVPIVVFSSSAEARDVAACYAAGANSYVQKPVDYRAFADALVDIVRYWTRRNVSGDGG, encoded by the coding sequence ATGCGAACGGGAACGGTACTTCTGGTCGAAGACACGCCGGACGACGAGCTGCTCGCGTTGCGCGCCCTGCGCCGGGCCGAGCCGGACGTCGCCGTCGAAATCGTCCGCGACGGCCAGGAAGCGGTCGACCGACTCCTCGACGGCGACGCGTTGCCGGACGTCGCGGTGCTCGACCTCAAGCTGCCCAAGATCAGCGGGATCGACGTGATCGCGCGCGTGCGCGCCGACGCGCGGGCACGCGACGTACCGATCGTCGTGTTCAGCTCGTCGGCCGAGGCGCGCGACGTCGCCGCGTGCTACGCGGCCGGCGCCAACAGCTACGTGCAAAAGCCGGTGGACTACCGCGCGTTCGCGGACGCGCTGGTCGACATCGTGCGCTACTGGACGCGGCGCAACGTGTCCGGCGACGGCGGCTGA